Within the Hirundo rustica isolate bHirRus1 chromosome 20, bHirRus1.pri.v3, whole genome shotgun sequence genome, the region CTGCCTCCCCGCAGtgccccgggctctgccggTGGCTCGCGGCCCCCCGAGCACGGGGCTGACGTCGGGCTGACTGAGGAGTTTGGGTTTTCGTCTTggggagttttgtttttttcccctgctggcTTCCTTTCTCCGCTCTGACTCCTTGGCCTCGTGGCCTCGGCTGACCCCAGTGCTGccgcccctcctgccctcccagccccctGGCTCcgtgcccagctcccagcagcccaaAAGTAAGTGGTGGGGGGCCCCGTTGGGgttgcagctctgctggctcctgccctcACTGAGGCTGGGTAAACCCCGTCCCCAAGCTCCTCCGCAGCCCCTCTGCTATGGCATTGTGCCTGTGTGGTTCTGTGGGTGCTGGGGAGCCCCTACATCCCCTGTCCTCCACACCAGCACCCCCACCTGTTGGGGTCCTGTGACTCACCACCATGAGGGCACCGGCCCAGTCCCCCAGCCAGGAGAACACCCAGCCTGGTGGCTGGGCTCAtctggctgtccccagctcaTTCCTTATCCCCTGGGGTCAGAGCTGAGCAGTGAGTGTTcaggcacagcaggacagggagcacCCCACTCCAGGGCACTGTGCTGCCATAAACCACCACTACGtaccccaaaaaaccctgacagCCAACAGAAACAAGGAAATGCCAAGGCATGAAAGTGGTGGAAATCCCCATCCCAAATCCGGTCgcctccagcccctggcagccagCGGGAGAGCCGAGAGGAAGCGACGCATGTGCAGGACACGACTCAGATGCTGCCTGTGCGTCCGGACACACACCCAGAGCACCAGGGGGTTCAGCAATCGGGACAGAACGAGGGAGCCGGGACTGGCTGGAGGATGCAGGCACAGGCTCCCCACAGGCCACGGATTGGGAAGCCGGGGCGAGCGGGGGatgctccctcccttcctctgaGCGCAGCATCCCGCTGCCCCGGTGGGATAAACACCCGCTTCCTGCCCTTAATcagctccagaggggctggggggggggatTGGAcagagggggagaagaaaaaaaaaaaacctctggaaagaaaaactcATTTCCTGcgacagaagaaaaagataaagtCTGGATTCATTAAAGTGAACTTTACTGGGGAGAGACGGGAAAGAGCCAAACACAATGTCCTTGAAATTTCCTCCGCACGGCTCCGTCCACGAAAACAGGATAAAGCCGCTTCCGCTGTCTCTGCTGGAGTGCACTGGGGGGAATTGGGGCCGGGGGTTTGGTTACAGGCAGTCGAGGTGGGTGCAGACCTGCTGGAAAACCTCCTCCACGGAGCCCTCGGCGTTGAGCTGGGTACAGAGGGGTTAGCTGGGGGACTCGCTCGAGGGCTCTCGTCTGAAAGCAACTGGAACTCTTCCAAGGATGCATTTTGGCCATGGGTGAAGAGACCAGGTCTCATTTAGGGCAAAGGGGTGCGAGCCATCTTTCCCATCCTCTCGTGTTTGGAACGAGAGGGGTCCAGCCCACCCCAAACTAGGCAGGATTGAGTTTTCCTGCTTCCCTCTTCATCCCCATCCCtcacctcccctcccctgggACACAAGCCCCaagctgtggggctggagggtgCTGCTATGAGCCACATCCCCCTTTACCTGGCGGACGATGCCTCTGCTCTTGTAGAAGGCAATGACAGGCTCGGTGGCCTTGTAGTAGGTCTCCAAACGCTTCTTGATGGTCTCCTCATTGTCATCCACCCTCCCGCTGGTCTCGCCTCGCTTCAGCAGGCGTTTCACCATTGTGTCCTTCCCCGCATCCACGTAGAGCAGCAGCGTGGGGGGCGCGATCTGCGGACAGAGGGGACATGGTTGTCACCACAGTGAGctgctgtgggtttggtttggtttgggggatGGTGGTCAGCATGACGGTCACAGATGTCCTCACACcaccctctgcctccctccatGTGGGTCTGGGGGCTACCAGGACACAGAGGTGCCCCCACACcatcctctgcctccctccGCTTTGGTCTGGGAGCCACCACGACACAGTTCCAGTGGCCTCTAGGGCCATGTAGAGGGAGGCAAAGGGACACTGTGGCCAAGCCCTGGCTCTCTGCCATCACCATCATGTCAGCAGTGTTGTCACGCTCTCTCAGCCTGAGGACACCCTGGTCCCTCCCACTGtgctctgggcacaggctgTCCCCGAGGCAGGGGGACCTGCTACCCAGTTTAGACCCTTCTGGGACGCGAtctgctgggatggggaggccaggctgctgctggattgAGTCCCTGTGCTAAGCTAGTGTGTGGCATGGCCCAGCATAGGACAGCACAGCACCAGTCCTCACCTTCTTTTCAAACTCCTCTCCCTGCTTCACCTCGCGGGGGTATCCGTCGATCAGGAAGCCCTTGGACACGTCTGCTTTGGCCACCATGGCGTCCCGCAGCATGTCCAGCACCGTGTCCTGGAGGGGggaggacagagctgctgtggctgatATGGGACATGACTCCCACCCAGCATCCCCAATCTCTGCTGCAAACCCCACCCCGGGATGGCAGAGATGCCTGAGCCGTTACTGTGGTAcctggtgtccccagtgccacccctgcgTGCCCCACCATGTGGCGGCTGGTGAGGACTTACCAGGGGCAccagctctcccttctccatgATGGCCTGCAGCTTCTTGCCCCGCTCCGAGCCGGAGCTGACCTCTGCCCGCAGCAGGTCCCCCGTGGACAGGTGGGTGTAGCCATACTTCTGCACGATCTTCTCACACTGTGTCCCCTTCCCCGAGCCGGGGCCACCTGCAAGGCACAAGTG harbors:
- the AK1 gene encoding adenylate kinase isoenzyme 1 isoform X2 translates to MSTEKLKQHKIIFVVGGPGSGKGTQCEKIVQKYGYTHLSTGDLLRAEVSSGSERGKKLQAIMEKGELVPLDTVLDMLRDAMVAKADVSKGFLIDGYPREVKQGEEFEKKIAPPTLLLYVDAGKDTMVKRLLKRGETSGRVDDNEETIKKRLETYYKATEPVIAFYKSRGIVRQLNAEGSVEEVFQQVCTHLDCL
- the AK1 gene encoding adenylate kinase isoenzyme 1 isoform X1 is translated as MRPVPACSGAVDNNHLWDTMWHWNSSPMAKVPWGLCAQMWPDVPTCPEKLKQHKIIFVVGGPGSGKGTQCEKIVQKYGYTHLSTGDLLRAEVSSGSERGKKLQAIMEKGELVPLDTVLDMLRDAMVAKADVSKGFLIDGYPREVKQGEEFEKKIAPPTLLLYVDAGKDTMVKRLLKRGETSGRVDDNEETIKKRLETYYKATEPVIAFYKSRGIVRQLNAEGSVEEVFQQVCTHLDCL